Proteins from one Fischerella sp. PCC 9605 genomic window:
- a CDS encoding photosystem I protein PsaX: MAQADTTADKPVAKSTTAKPPYPFRTGWALLLLAVNFLVAAYYFHIIE; the protein is encoded by the coding sequence ATGGCTCAAGCAGATACTACAGCAGATAAACCCGTAGCTAAATCAACCACAGCTAAACCTCCCTATCCATTTCGGACGGGCTGGGCGCTGCTACTCTTAGCTGTCAATTTCCTTGTGGCTGCCTATTATTTCCACATCATTGAATAG
- the lipA gene encoding lipoyl synthase: protein MTSSKANQLKSEIAAMPAWLRRPIGKASELSTVQRIIKQRQIHTICEEGRCPNRGECYAQKTATFLLMGPTCTRSCAFCQVDKGHAPMPLDPEEPQKVAEAVQLLGLRYVVLTSVARDDLADQGASWFVKTIEAIRQLNSETQIEVLTPDFYGERQRIAAIAKAKPACYNHNIETVRRLTGPVRRGARYDRSLLVLQIVKEIDPTIPTKSGLMLGLGETVEEVIETMTDLRNAGCDRLTIGQYMRPSLEHLPVQKYWTPEEFDQLGAIARKMGFSHVRSGPLVRSSYHAGEQEEGA from the coding sequence ATGACCTCCTCCAAAGCAAACCAACTCAAGTCTGAAATTGCAGCTATGCCAGCGTGGTTGCGTCGCCCAATTGGCAAAGCTAGTGAACTCTCGACGGTACAACGTATTATCAAGCAGCGCCAAATTCACACTATCTGCGAAGAAGGACGTTGTCCTAACCGAGGGGAGTGCTATGCCCAAAAAACAGCGACTTTTTTACTGATGGGTCCAACTTGCACTCGGTCTTGTGCTTTTTGTCAGGTAGATAAAGGTCATGCACCAATGCCTTTAGACCCTGAAGAACCGCAAAAGGTGGCAGAGGCGGTACAACTTTTAGGACTCCGTTATGTAGTGCTGACTTCTGTAGCACGTGATGACCTAGCAGATCAGGGTGCTAGTTGGTTTGTTAAGACGATAGAGGCGATCCGTCAGTTGAACTCAGAAACTCAAATAGAAGTACTGACTCCTGATTTTTATGGGGAACGGCAACGCATAGCGGCGATCGCCAAGGCAAAGCCAGCTTGTTACAACCACAATATTGAGACAGTACGACGATTAACCGGGCCAGTACGTCGAGGAGCAAGGTACGATCGCTCACTTTTGGTTCTGCAAATCGTTAAAGAAATCGATCCTACTATTCCCACTAAGTCTGGTTTGATGTTAGGACTCGGAGAAACTGTTGAAGAAGTAATTGAAACAATGACGGATCTACGCAATGCAGGATGCGATCGCCTAACCATTGGCCAGTATATGCGTCCTTCTTTAGAACATTTACCAGTACAAAAATACTGGACTCCAGAAGAATTTGATCAGTTGGGTGCGATCGCGCGAAAAATGGGCTTTAGCCACGTCCGTTCCGGCCCTCTAGTTCGCAGTTCCTACCATGCTGGAGAGCAAGAGGAGGGGGCATAA
- a CDS encoding response regulator has product MVSNKVLVIDDTTVVRVKVREMLPPGNFDVMEAKDGVEGLNLIRQEKFSLIMLDFLLPKISGWEVFQQIQSQPDLKKIPLVIMSGRKEEVTEKISEPFENFEFLGKPFDQKQLIGAIKSAMTKAKQPRQESVPVATPNGVTPSADVGIASSGDEIQALNEKIAKMQAEIDGLKKQLAQVVTFIKQKIK; this is encoded by the coding sequence GTGGTAAGTAACAAAGTTCTAGTTATCGATGACACTACAGTTGTCCGGGTAAAAGTACGAGAAATGTTGCCTCCGGGTAACTTCGATGTAATGGAAGCAAAAGACGGTGTAGAAGGACTGAATTTAATCCGTCAGGAGAAATTTAGCCTGATCATGCTGGATTTCCTGTTACCAAAAATTAGCGGTTGGGAAGTTTTCCAGCAAATTCAATCTCAACCCGACCTAAAGAAGATACCTCTAGTGATCATGTCTGGTCGTAAAGAAGAGGTGACGGAAAAAATCTCAGAACCCTTTGAAAATTTTGAATTTCTTGGTAAACCTTTTGACCAAAAGCAACTAATTGGCGCAATTAAGTCAGCAATGACAAAAGCTAAACAACCGCGCCAAGAATCTGTTCCGGTAGCGACACCTAATGGTGTGACACCAAGTGCTGATGTCGGAATAGCTTCTTCTGGTGATGAAATTCAGGCACTGAATGAAAAAATTGCCAAAATGCAGGCGGAAATAGATGGCTTGAAGAAACAGCTAGCCCAGGTTGTAACCTTTATTAAACAGAAAATCAAGTAG
- a CDS encoding branched-chain amino acid ABC transporter permease, with amino-acid sequence MDAQLAQFFAAWIAQLPQLTINGIAVGSIIALGAVGLTLTYGILRLSNFAHGDFLTLGAYLTLFVNTFGVNIWLSMVLAALGTVGAMLLSEKLLWSRMRSIRATSTTFIIISIGLALFLRNGIIFIWGGGNQKYNVPVSPALDIGGIKVPQVKLLVFVLAVLAILVLHYLLQNTKIGKAMRAVADDIDLARVSGINVDYVVVWTWVIAGSLTSLGGSMLGLSEAVRPNMGWFLILPLFASVILGGIGNPYGAIAAAFIIGIVQEVSTPWLGSQYKQGVALLIMILVLLIRPKGLFRGTI; translated from the coding sequence ATGGATGCACAATTGGCTCAATTTTTTGCCGCTTGGATTGCACAACTTCCTCAATTAACTATCAACGGCATTGCAGTGGGAAGTATTATTGCCTTAGGCGCGGTTGGACTTACCCTAACTTATGGGATTTTACGGTTGTCTAATTTTGCCCACGGTGACTTTCTCACTTTAGGAGCTTATCTGACGCTGTTCGTAAATACCTTTGGGGTTAATATTTGGCTGTCGATGGTACTGGCAGCATTAGGAACAGTAGGGGCAATGCTGTTGTCGGAAAAATTGCTGTGGTCAAGAATGCGTTCTATCCGCGCTACTTCTACAACCTTTATTATTATCTCCATTGGTCTAGCACTATTCCTTCGCAATGGCATTATTTTCATCTGGGGTGGTGGCAACCAAAAATACAATGTGCCTGTCTCTCCAGCTTTGGACATAGGAGGAATAAAGGTTCCTCAAGTCAAGCTTTTGGTATTTGTTTTAGCTGTATTGGCAATTTTAGTACTGCACTACCTCCTCCAAAATACAAAAATCGGCAAAGCGATGCGAGCCGTCGCCGATGATATTGATTTGGCAAGAGTATCTGGTATCAACGTTGACTATGTTGTAGTGTGGACTTGGGTGATTGCTGGCAGTTTGACTTCCCTTGGTGGAAGTATGCTGGGGCTAAGTGAAGCGGTGCGTCCAAACATGGGATGGTTTCTAATTTTACCCTTATTTGCTTCAGTAATTTTGGGTGGAATTGGCAATCCTTATGGTGCGATCGCCGCAGCTTTTATCATCGGTATTGTCCAAGAAGTCAGCACGCCTTGGCTTGGTTCTCAGTACAAACAAGGTGTAGCTTTGCTAATCATGATTTTAGTGCTGCTCATTCGTCCCAAAGGTTTATTTAGAGGCACGATCTGA
- the hrmK gene encoding hybrid histidine kinase/response regulator HrmK, producing MQQYSSLPEQNSQLDATQTVLTTIQQLKAELWLERSLSRLQNRLNDCLVCLTSNQQTVTSEADIFKIVVNELNSALNNSRVAIALVEPQQTVSKVCFISSSPSRRSPSPLLKAIVKKGKKLRLRLQEEIDIEDLQFLEKQDPPNAWQLTDRAGGIIGWLIIARTPIESSCELFKDVCTQITSQLLARAAQQCSATITQLRRIQSLQQHCQNLENFNQELERTNQLKNQFLANTSHEIRTPLSSIIGFTHLLLAQGYEPSRERHQEYLNIIQSSGKHLLALINDILDLSKIEANQLEMQWEKVDLQTLCRNVLILVKEKAANKGLKLVLEIDSNVTTLIADSLRLKQMLLNLLFNALKFTNTGIIGLQVKSNDSWIHFTVWDTGTGISKEHQTELFQPYFQIANAVVSRDEGTGLGLAVTRKLAELHGGRVEVESELNSGSRFTIILPLRQAEEGEVGRTGEGEVGRWGDREVANSQSPITHYQLPITNYPSPNILLVEDDLPNAQLMQTYLEKLGYQVNLVKNAAEMWKLLNKQKPAVILLDVQLPDENGLALVKKLREHKYYRTIPIIVQTAMAMKGDRETCLAAGVNDYIAKPIDLPLLGTLVSKYCKASI from the coding sequence ATGCAACAATACTCAAGCTTACCAGAGCAGAACTCACAATTAGATGCTACACAAACTGTTTTGACAACAATTCAGCAACTTAAGGCTGAGTTGTGGCTGGAACGCAGCTTGAGTCGGTTGCAAAATCGCCTCAATGATTGCCTGGTTTGTTTGACTAGTAATCAACAAACAGTGACAAGTGAAGCAGACATTTTTAAAATAGTGGTCAACGAACTCAACAGTGCTTTAAATAATAGTAGGGTGGCGATCGCCCTTGTAGAACCACAGCAAACAGTTAGCAAAGTTTGTTTTATTTCTAGTTCACCATCTCGACGTTCACCATCACCACTGCTAAAAGCAATAGTGAAGAAAGGGAAAAAACTTCGTTTGAGATTACAAGAAGAAATAGACATCGAAGATTTACAGTTTCTTGAGAAACAAGATCCCCCGAATGCTTGGCAGTTAACCGATCGTGCAGGCGGTATTATCGGCTGGTTAATTATTGCTAGAACACCCATTGAGTCTAGTTGTGAATTATTTAAAGATGTATGCACTCAAATCACATCACAATTGTTAGCACGCGCTGCCCAACAATGTTCTGCAACCATAACACAATTGCGGAGAATACAATCTTTACAGCAGCATTGTCAAAATTTAGAAAACTTTAATCAAGAACTAGAACGCACTAATCAACTCAAAAACCAGTTTTTGGCAAACACTAGTCACGAAATCCGTACACCACTCAGTTCAATTATCGGTTTTACCCACTTGCTTTTAGCTCAAGGCTACGAGCCATCTAGAGAACGTCACCAAGAGTATTTAAACATTATTCAATCTAGTGGTAAGCATTTGTTGGCTTTGATTAATGATATTTTGGATCTCTCCAAAATCGAAGCCAATCAACTAGAGATGCAATGGGAAAAAGTAGATTTGCAAACTCTGTGTCGCAATGTTTTGATATTGGTAAAAGAGAAAGCAGCTAATAAGGGTTTGAAACTGGTACTTGAAATAGACTCTAATGTCACTACCTTAATTGCCGATTCCTTGCGACTCAAGCAAATGTTATTGAATTTGCTGTTTAACGCCCTCAAATTTACAAATACTGGAATCATTGGCTTACAAGTTAAATCCAATGATTCCTGGATACATTTTACAGTTTGGGATACTGGTACTGGTATCTCCAAAGAACACCAGACAGAACTTTTTCAACCTTATTTCCAAATTGCTAACGCCGTAGTTAGTCGAGATGAAGGCACAGGTTTGGGGTTAGCGGTGACTCGAAAACTTGCAGAACTTCATGGTGGTCGGGTAGAAGTGGAATCAGAACTAAATTCTGGTTCGCGTTTTACAATCATACTTCCGCTGAGACAAGCAGAAGAGGGCGAGGTGGGGAGAACCGGAGAGGGGGAGGTGGGGAGATGGGGAGATAGAGAAGTGGCTAACTCCCAATCACCAATTACCCATTACCAATTACCCATTACCAATTACCCATCACCAAATATTTTGTTAGTGGAAGACGATTTACCTAATGCTCAGTTGATGCAAACTTATCTTGAGAAGTTGGGATATCAAGTTAATTTGGTCAAAAATGCTGCCGAAATGTGGAAATTATTAAACAAGCAAAAGCCAGCAGTGATTTTATTGGATGTTCAACTACCAGATGAGAACGGTTTGGCACTCGTAAAGAAATTACGAGAACATAAATATTATCGGACTATTCCAATTATTGTCCAAACAGCAATGGCAATGAAAGGCGATCGCGAAACTTGTCTAGCAGCAGGAGTGAATGACTATATTGCTAAACCGATAGATTTGCCACTGTTAGGAACTTTGGTATCAAAATACTGCAAAGCATCTATTTAG